A region from the Vicia villosa cultivar HV-30 ecotype Madison, WI linkage group LG3, Vvil1.0, whole genome shotgun sequence genome encodes:
- the LOC131659849 gene encoding F-box/LRR-repeat protein At3g03030-like — protein sequence MLTKDSFGDLPDPIVFHILSYLNTKEAFQTCILSKRWNNLTNNLPILILDSDQFESLEKFDRELSQILSVRDEDDDSNSVLDTLDLALAPIDFGARDSFPWTDVVVKRMVRYALSHNVRRLRYPITCNNIPFPPIFASQTLSSLDLSVPRCFRELGSIFLFPTHLNLPSLTHLTLSYFRFGAADDGCADPFSAFNKLNTLTLISCFVLNPQVLNCATRMYRDDNNQPLKLRISSPNLCNFSFIGNTSQKLCLTHLSSLKHLFIDAEQIGFRNSAAVVQDDAAVLLSSLQDLPNIRSLTVSSNTLQVLSLVSYLFEVKFTSFCNLESLEVQMKPISGQLYTILCFGKFMIPGGIQLYQATIIPDGVIDCLIQNSPSANVSVIPYKIQDPREAQTRGRRKFFGKKHTKAKQI from the exons ATGTTGACTAAAGACAGCTTCGGTGATCTACCAGATCCGATTGTCTTTCACATCCTCTCCTATCTGAACACCAAAGAGGCCTTTCAAACTTGCATACTCTCCAAAAGATGGAACAATCTCACAAACAATCTTCCAATCCTAATTCTAGATTCCGACCAGTTCGAATCTCTGGAAAAATTCGACAGGGAATTGTCTCAAATTCTATCTGTTCGCGATGAGGACGACGATTCAAATTCTGTTCTCGACACTCTAGATTTGGCCCTCGCCCCAATTGATTTCGGTGCCCGTGATAGTTTCCCGTGGACTGACGTAGTCGTCAAACGCATGGTAAGGTATGCCCTATCACATAATGTCCGGCGACTACGATACCCTATCACCTGTAATAATATTCCGTTTCCACCTATATTTGCATCTCAAACTTTATCTTCTCTTGACCTTTCTGTTCCTCGTTGTTTTCGAGAATTAGGTTCAATATTTTTATTTCCGACTCATCTCAATTTGCCCTCATTGACACACTTGACTTTATCATATTTTCGATTTGGTGCTGCCGATGATGGTTGTGCCGACCCCTTCTCCGCCTTTAACAAGTTGAATACTTTGACCCTTATAAGTTGCTTTGTTCTTAATCCACAAGTTCTTAATTGCGCTACAAGAATGTATCGAGATGATAATAATCAGCCATTAAAACTCCGCATATCTTCGCCAAATCTTTGTAActtttcttttattggtaataCAAGTCAAAAACTATGTCTCACCCATCTTTCTTCTCTTAAACACCTATTCATTGATGCTGAACAAATTGGCTTTCGAAACTCTGCCGCCGTCGTTCAAGATGATGCTGCAGTCCTACTCAGCTCGTTGCAAGACCTTCCTAATATCAGATCATTGACGGTCTCTTCTAATACTCTGCAG GTTCTATCTCTTGTTTCCTATTTATTCGAGGTTAAATTTACTTCCTTCTGTAACTTGGAGTCACTGGAAGTACAAATGAAACCGATTTCAGGTCAATTGTACACTATTTTATGTTTTGGCAAGTTCATGATACCAGGCGGCATTCAGCTGTATCAAGCTACAATCATACCTGATGGAGTAATTGACTGTTTGATTCAAAACTCGCCTTCAGCAAATGTTAGCGTCATACCATATAAG aTCCAAGATCCAAGAGAAGCACAAACTAGAGGTCGGAGGAAATTCTTTGGTAAAAAGCATACAAAAGCTAAACAAATTTGA
- the LOC131657235 gene encoding G-type lectin S-receptor-like serine/threonine-protein kinase At4g27290 — translation MANIFPIKVLVIISNIVLLLSFSQLSTAIDTITQFQSLDDGNTLVSNNGTFELGFFRPSTSTNRYVGIWYKNIPRRIVWVANRDNPIKDNSSNSTMLIINKEGNLVLLTNNNQTLVWSTNITTQSLSSTSSHVAQLLDNGNFVIKDKNNSFLWQGFDFPCDTLLPDMKLGWDLKTGHNRRLTSWKNWDDPSSGNLTWDMVLSSNPETFLKKESFDFYRSGPWNGVGFSGAPEVSATPIVEQKFVNNSNEVYYTYSLVNMSTVSIIYLNQSSSTRKRVTWISNDNEWKNVESEPRDSCDAYNLCGPYGNCISTNSPLCECLDGFTPKSQEDWDTYNWTQGCVRKIQLSTKCTVNDGFKNFSGLKLPETTHTWVDAKMTIEDCKKKCLKNCSCTAYSHLDVRGNGSGCCLWFGDLIDLKQVSSVNPNLYVRVNASAIDSNEEVSGGNKKSHTLTIAITIPLVIVFLLVIIVFYIYKRKRKQRGKEDKSKNIILTKMKEEEQDFELPFFDLSTMIDATNNFSNDNKLGEGGFGPVYKGILAQERREIAVKRLSRSSKQGTREFKNEVILCSKLQHRNLVKVLGCCIQGEERMLIYEYMPNKSLDSFIFDPVRKKLLDWSKRFNIICGIARGLLYLHQDSRLRIIHRDLKPSNILLDSDMNPKISDFGLAKICGDDQVEGNTNKVVGTHGYMAPEYAIDGLFSIKSDVFSFGILLLEIVSGKKNKGLTYENNNHNLVGHAWRLWKEGNSKELIDDCFEDSFILSEALCCIQVGLLCLQRHPNNRPNMTSVLVMLTNETVLAHPKEPGFIIERDSTEGNSTTENLISSSINGVTISLLDAR, via the exons ATGGCCAATATTTTTCCTATCAAAGTTCTTGTTATTATTTCCAATATAGTTTTATTATTGTCCTTCTCTCAATTATCCACTGCAATTGATACTATCACACAATTTCAATCTCTTGATGATGGAAACACCTTGGTTTCTAATAATGGAACTTTTGAGTTAGGTTTTTTCAGACCAAGTACTTCCACAAATCGCTATGTTGGAATATGGTACAAAAACATCCCAAGAAGAATAGTTTGGGTTGCAAACCGTGATAATCCAATCAAAGACAACAGTTCCAACTCAACCATGTTGATCATAAACAAAGAAGGAAACCTTGTACTACTCACTAACAACAATCAAACTCTTGTTTGGTCAACAAACATCACAACACAATCTTTGTCTTCTACAAGTTCACATGTGGCTCAACTATTAGACAATGGAAATTTTGTaatcaaagacaaaaataatAGCTTTTTATGGCAAGGTTTTGATTTTCCTTGTGATACTTTGTTGCCGGATATGAAGCTTGGTTGGGACTTAAAAACTGGTCACAATCGTCGGTTAACTTCGTGGAAAAATTGGGATGACCCGTCTTCAGGAAACTTAACTTGGGACATGGTCCTTAGTAGTAATCCAGaaacttttttgaaaaaagaatcaTTTGATTTCTATAGGAGTGGTCCTTGGAATGGAGTTGGATTTAGCGGAGCGCCGGAGGTAAGTGCTACTCCAATTGTTGAACAAAAATTTGTGAACAATTCAAATGAAGTTTACTACACATATAGCCTTGTGAACATGAGTACCGTTTCAATAATTTATTTGAACCAATCAAGTAGTACACGTAAACGCGTGACATGGATTTCAAACGACAATGAATGGAAGAATGTTGAGTCCGAGCCAAGAGACTCGTGTGATGCTTATAATCTTTGTGGGCCCTATGGAAATTGTATTTCTACTAATTCTCCATTGTGTGAGTGTTTAGATGGGTTCACGCCCAAATCTCAAGAGGATTGGGACACGTATAATTGGACACAGGGATGTGTGCGCAAAATTCAACTTTCAACTAAATGCACGGTGAATGATGGTTTTAAAAATTTTTCTGGATTGAAATTGCCAGAAACAACACATACTTGGGTTGATGCTAAAATGACAATTGAGGATTGCAAgaaaaaatgtttgaaaaattgttcttgTACGGCATATTCACACCTAGATGTTAGAGGAAATGGTAGTGGTTGTTGTTTATGGTTTGGTGATCTTATTGATTTGAAACAGGTGTCATCAGTTAATCCAAATCTGTATGTTCGAGTGAATGCTTCTGCAATag attcaaATGAAGAAGTTTCTGGTGGAAATAAGAAAAGTCATACTTTGACAATTGCAATCACTATTCCATTGGTCATTGTTTTCCTACTTGTGATCATAGTCTTCTACATTTAcaagagaaaaagaaagcaaaGAGGTAA AGAAGATAAATCAAAGaacatcattttaacaaaaatgaaAGAGGAAGAACAAGATTTTGAGCTTCCTTTCTTCGATCTTTCCACAATGATTGATGCTACTAATAACTTCTCAAATGATAACAAGCTTGGAGAAGGTGGTTTTGGGCCGGTATATAAG GGTATACTTGCTCAAGAAAGACGAGAGATTGCCGTCAAAAGGCTGTCGAGAAGTTCTAAACAAGGAACAAGAGAATTTAAAAATGAAGTTATATTATGTTCAAAACTTCAACATCGAAATCTTGTCAAAGTTCTTGGCTGTTGTATTCAAGGAGAAGAAAGGATGCTTATCTATGAATACATGCCCAACAAAAGTTTAGATTCATTTATTTTTG ATCCAGTTCGAAAGAAACTTTTAGATTGGTCAAAGCGCTTTAACATCATATGTGGAATCGCTCGTGGACTTCTTTATCTTCATCAAGATTCTAGATTGAGGATCATACATAGAGATCTAAAACCAAGTAATATTCTGTTGGACAGTGATATGAATCCCAAAATTTCAGATTTCGGTTTGGCAAAAATTTGTGGAGATGATCAAGTTGAAGGGAATACAAACAAAGTAGTTGGGACACA TGGTTATATGGCGCCTGAATATGCTATTGATGGACTATTCTCTATAAAGTCTGATGTATTTAGCTTTGGCATATTATTACTAGAGATTGTAAGtggaaagaaaaataaaggacTTACATATGAAAACAACAATCACAATCTTGTTGGACAT gCTTGGAGGTTGTGGAAAGAGGGGAACTCAAAAGAATTGATTGATGACTGTTTTGAGGATTCGTTTATTCTATCTGAAGCTTTATGTTGCATACAAGTTGGTCTTTTATGTCTACAACGTCATCCAAATAATAGACCTAATATGACATCAGTGCTTGTAATGTTGACAAATGAAACTGTTTTAGCTCATCCAAAGGAACCTGGCTTCATAATAGAAAGAGACTCCACTGAGGGAAATTCTACAACCGAAAATTTAATTTCTTCTTCAATCAATGGAGTCACTATTTCTCTATTGGATGCTAGATGA